A stretch of the Drosophila sulfurigaster albostrigata strain 15112-1811.04 chromosome 2L, ASM2355843v2, whole genome shotgun sequence genome encodes the following:
- the LOC133835135 gene encoding protein THEM6-like — protein sequence MEWRFNSDTCARMFQTKHKLTDITAILGICTPQDVDIFLRHMNNARFLRELNFASLHYYAVTDLYNRLRERGGSVVQSAVNLRYRRFISIFQPYKIHTKLVWWDEKAIYLEQQFVGVINGFVNAVALSKHSFIQCNVMQLLQTFPETIDRPEIPEDLKLWLQAINASSGKLNTN from the exons ATGGAATGGAGATTCAACTCGGATACTTG TGCAAGGATGTTTCAGACCAAGCATAAATTGACCGACATCACAGCCATTTTGGGTATTTGTACTCCGCAGGATGTCGACATCTTTCTGCGGCACATGAATAATGCACGATTTCTGCGTGAATTGAATTTTGCTAGTTTGCATTATTATGCCGTAACAGATCTGTATAATCGGCTGCGAGAGCGTGGTGGCAGCGTCGTTCAAAGTGCCGTCAACTTGAGATATCGTCGATTTATATCCATTTTCCAGCCGTACAAGATACACACGAAACTAGTCTGGTGGGATGAGAAAGCCATCTATTTGGAGCAACAGTTTGTTGGTGTAATTAATGGATTTGTCAATGCCGTCGCTCTATCGAAACATTCGTTTATACAGTGCAATGTGATGCAGTTGCTTCAAACATTTCCAGAAACGATTGATCGACCTGAAATTCCCGAAGACCTTAAACTATGGCTGCAAGCCATAAATGCATCGAGTGGCAAATTGAATACTAACTAA